From the Paludisphaera mucosa genome, one window contains:
- a CDS encoding 6-phosphogluconolactonase has translation MNLLTTYAGSLMEGFLPAGWDLAKIDACCSQPAASIADRQPWWHPRFEPISCRDVADFDVMMGHEIASTIRDARERGKPAAFILPVGPMGMYRWAVYFLKEWKVSCDHVHGFNMDEWSDKDGRTLPADDPGAFQNAMQSAFYGPLGELTVPTSQRWFATPDSLPHFAERIAALKAKGAELTVVFGIGRVCHIAFWEPHFAAEYASVEDWKAATHRLGARLHPLTIEQNAITSFKSRTTLVPAFANTIGPGLFLQADRIIGGAEGICGRGMQWQGASLWMTLRYGPDPWIPSTFMPTLPGRLFYVQELAGPLVPEMN, from the coding sequence ATGAACCTGCTGACGACGTACGCCGGCTCCCTGATGGAGGGGTTCCTCCCGGCCGGCTGGGACCTCGCGAAGATCGACGCCTGCTGCTCGCAACCCGCCGCCTCGATCGCCGACCGTCAGCCCTGGTGGCATCCTCGGTTCGAGCCGATCTCGTGCCGCGACGTGGCCGATTTCGACGTGATGATGGGCCACGAGATCGCCTCGACGATTCGCGACGCCCGCGAACGCGGCAAGCCCGCCGCGTTCATCCTCCCGGTCGGGCCCATGGGCATGTACCGCTGGGCCGTGTACTTCCTGAAGGAGTGGAAGGTCTCGTGCGACCACGTCCACGGCTTCAACATGGATGAATGGAGCGACAAGGACGGCCGGACGCTGCCGGCCGACGATCCCGGGGCGTTCCAGAACGCGATGCAATCCGCGTTCTACGGCCCGCTGGGAGAGCTGACGGTGCCGACCTCGCAACGCTGGTTCGCCACGCCCGACAGCCTGCCGCACTTCGCCGAGCGCATCGCCGCGCTGAAGGCGAAGGGCGCCGAGCTGACCGTGGTCTTCGGCATCGGCCGCGTGTGTCACATCGCCTTCTGGGAGCCTCACTTCGCGGCCGAATACGCCTCCGTCGAGGACTGGAAGGCCGCCACCCACCGGCTGGGCGCTCGGCTGCACCCGCTCACCATCGAGCAGAACGCGATCACCAGCTTCAAGAGCCGGACGACGCTCGTGCCGGCCTTCGCCAACACGATCGGCCCGGGCCTGTTCCTCCAGGCCGACCGGATCATCGGCGGCGCCGAGGGGATCTGCGGCCGCGGGATGCAGTGGCAGGGGGCGAGCCTCTGGATGACCCTGCGTTACGGGCCCGATCCCTGGATCCCCAGCACGTTCATGCCCACCCTGCCGGGCCGCCTGTTCTACGTCCAGGAACTCGCCGGCCCGCTCGTGCCCGAGATGAACTGA